The window GGACTGGACCATGTCTTCGTCTTCCTTCATCACCCTCGTTGGATCGGAGGCGGATACACGGGGTCCAACTGGGACACCGTTCATGACATGATGAAAAAAGCGGGAAATGTTTCGGCAGTCTTTGCGGGGCACATTCACCACATGCGATATGACGGCCCGAAAGATGGCATTGAGTACTACACGCTGGCAACGACCGGCGGCCATTTGTCCGCAGACATTCCCGGCGCTGGTTTCTTGCATCACTTGAACGTGGTCACTGTTCGACCAGATGACATTTCCGTTGCCTCGTTGCCAGTCGGCGCGGTGATGGATCCGACCGAGTTCACACCTGAGTTCGTGGAAGAGGTCAATCAAGCTCGCAAGGTTCGACCGGTGATTACCAAAAGCGACTTGCTATTGAACACCGATGGATCGGCGGCGGGTCAGGTCGTCGTGACGATTAATAACCCTTCACCGCGCGACATGGACATCACCGCATCGATCGGTTCCGCGTCACGCGATTGGCTCAGCACGCTGGATCATGATCACATGACACTTGCAGCAGGTGCCACCGAAAAATTCACGGTCAAACTCCGGCGGCTCGCCGATCACACGGCGACTTGGACCATCCCTCGCGTCGAACTGGATCGCGTTTACGTCGGCGAAACCACTCGCATCGAACTGCCCAGTGTTTCGACCCCCGTCAAACTTCAACTGGCAGCGGTGCCGGCCGATTACTTCAGTGGTGAAAACAACCAATGCTTGGAAGTGAAAGGCGAACGCTCCGCAATTCGCGTCGACTCTGACTCCCTCGCCCTGCCCAGCGGTCCCTTCACCGTGGAAGCCTGGCTGAACCCCAGCCAAACCGAAGGCATGCGTGGTGCAATTGCGAAAACGCAAAGCAGCGAATTCGCAATCTTTTCCGATGAGGGCGTGCCACAGTTTGATGTCAACTTGGACGGCAAGTACTACTCTGCCAAGGCGAAAGACAAACTCACCGTCGATGAGTGGACTCACGTGGCCGGCGTCTTCGACGGCGAAAGCGTTCGGATCTATGTCGGTGGCAAGCAAGTCTCTTCCGTCGCGGCAAAGGGAACTCGAAAGACGAACGCTTACCCGCTCTTCGTGGGAGCCGACCCTGACAATGCCGGACAACCCACACGATCGTTCCTCGGCAAGATCGACGAAGTTCGAATCACGGCGGAAGCTGTCTACACCGGCGATTTCGAACCCGCCCGTCGCTTCGTTCCGACCGAAAAAACTCGGCTATTGCTGCACTTGGACCGTACCCTGGGCCCATATGTGCTCGATCACAGCCCCGCGGCGGGAATGGGGACGTTGGGTCCGAATTCCACGTTCACGGCCCGCTGATCCGGCCCGTGGCGATGGTCCTGGCTGCGTCGTTTGACGTAGCCAGCTGACCTCGACTGCTGCAACCGTTGCAACCCTCAACGCAACCTGCCAAAGGCAAGGTCCAGTCATTCGAAAATCTCGGTCGAGTCCGCTCGACTGAGAATCGTTGCCCATAGTTTCCGTGGCGATGTGCCCCGATCGCTATCACATGCGATCCACACGGCGACTTCAAAGCGACGACCCCTATGACGACCACTTTCCAACCGAGTGTCGAGAAGTTTCTAGCGGCACCTGAAGAACTCGACCAAGCGTTGACCACCCCGGACGACGCAGTCAATCCAGACGAGATTCTTCAGCGAATCGACGACACGCTCGGCCTCATCGCGGAAGCGAACCAGATCGCTTGCGGTGCATCGCCTGTTAAAAAGATTGATGTTTCCGTCATCGTTCCGATCCACAATTGTCGGGAATTTATCCCCGAAGTGATCGACCGAATCGACGAAGTCATGCCACCGGCAACCGAAACCATTCTGGTCGATGATGGCAGTGTCGACGGAAGCTGGCACTACTTGCGCGGTCTGCCAGAACGTTCCAATCGCACCATTCTTCACCGCCGCCGTCATCATGGTCGCGGTTCCGCCATTCGCATGGCACTGCGTCACACACGAGGGCACGTGGTCGCGATTCAAGACGCCGACATGGCCTACGATCCCGCCGACCTCCTCGGTGCGATCTGGCCCATTCTAGAAGAACAAGCCGAAGTCGTTTACGGCTCCCGGTCCATGCGTCGAGGCGGTTCTCACAGCAATAATTTGCGAGGCGGATTGAGCAACCGGATGCGTCGCATCGTCAACCGCTGCCTGACCACTTGCAGCAACCTGACAACGGGCTTGCACCTGTCGGACCTTGAAACAGGTCACAAAGTCTTCCTCGGCGATCTCATCCGCTCGCTACCGCTGACAGAAACCGGATCCGGTATCGACGCTGAAATCACGGCCAAAGTCGCTCGCGCCGCAAACACCGTCATGGAAGTGCCAACGCACTACTCCGCCGATCTGCGTGCTCCTGAGTATGCCCGCAACGCGAGAACAGCGATGACGACTCTTCGCAGCTTGATCGCTCACCGCAACGGAAAATGATCCGCTGCGGATTACCTGGCGTTTAACGAACCCCAGTCCCTGTGGCACTGAGGCTCTTCGCACTCCCTCTCAGACGCTCGGTCCTGGGGGACGGTTCTGAATGCTGAGCTCGTCCTCGGCATCGTCCCCACCGTACTCGAGCACGCTGTGAACGTGGTACGGCGACAGTCTCGCTTCGCCGCCCAACGCGACCAAATGGATCAAGAACGAGCAACCCACAATTTCTGCGTCGCACTTTTCCAGCAAACGCAAGCAGGCTTCTACCGTCCCACCGGTCGCCAACAAATCATCGACGATCAGCACACGCTGGCCAGGCTTGATGCCATCAACATGGATTTGTAGCTCATCGCTTCCGTATTCCAACTCGTAGGCGAACGAGTGCAAATCAAACGGCAGCTTGCCTGGCTTTCGAATCGGCACAAAGCCGGCATTGAGACGCATTGCCAGAGGCGTTCCAAAGATGAACCCGCGAGCTTCCGCGGCGGCGACCACATCAATCTTCTGATCCAGAAACGGCTTTGCCATTTCCTCGACCGAAGCGGTCAACGCTTCGGGATGGGCGAGCAAGGGAGTGATGTCTCGAAACAGAATGCCGGGTTTGGGATAATCCGGGATGTCACGAACGTGATGACGCAAATCCATGTGCTGATACGGTTTTCGTTGAGATGCGAAGGCGAGTTGATCACACAAAACAGATCAACCTGATTGCCGCATCCTAACGAATCAACACGTGCGTCTCACACCGGGCACCCTGTTCGGCACCCGGTCAAAAAGAAGTTTCTCGGAATCGGCCTTTCCAAATCACCGCCGCATTGACGCAGCAGAATTGGTCGACTCCTCCCGATATATCAAACCGCTGGATCGACTTTGGGAGCATCAAAAATGCGATTCCATTCGGTCGGCGCAACGACACCAGATGACGTCTCTCGCTCAGCGGCACGGCGGCAATTGATGCAGTCCACCGCGTATGGAATCGCTTTCAAGCGGTTGAGCGGTATGGGTTTCCCGCAATCTTCGCAATCGCCGAACCGGCCTTCCTCAAAACGTGCGATCGCTTCTTCAATCGCCAGCAATTCCCGGCTCTCGACCTCGACCAACTGACTGTTCAGCTCGTCTTGCACCGTATCCGCTGCGGCGTCCAGCGCGTCGCCGGTTTTCTGATTGTGAAGTTCTTGCAGAAGGCTCAAATCGCCTTCCAACGCCTTTCGAAGCGCGTCTCGACGACGGAGCAGCGTTATCCGAAGCGTCTTCAGTGTGTCATCGCGAGACATAATTCACCTCTCTGGCTGGCAAAGTGACCGAAACCGACCCAACAACGGCACTGACTGTGACGCACGCCGAGCCATTCAAGTTCACTCAATTGGAGCGTTCCTAGCTGCACACCGAGTAAAACCCTGGTTTCATTAGGGTAGATCGAAGAAAAGCCTTCCCCTTCGAACAAAGGGACCTTTCCAACGCTTTCGGGGCGCCACTGAGAAGAAATTTCCGGTTGAAAGGAAAATCACTTCGATGACAGCCCTAAAACCGACCAACCCCTCCATGGAGCGGAGTGTATTCAACCAGCTACTTCCCCCCTGCAAAGTCGACCGAAATCCGCAAAGTTTGCCAAAACGGAACAAATGCCTTCATGCCCCTGATCGGATCAACCGAATAAACAGAACCAAGTGGTGACTCCGAACCGCTTGAACGGCACAGAAAACGAGTCGAAACCGAGACAGATCCTCCCCATACAGGTCCGTCGCGAACATTTCAGACATGTTTCACCGTTCTCAAGAAAGCATTCCCGTGAGAAGGAACTCCGTGGTGGCAACTGACTCCTCGAATACACCAACACACACCGACTCCAACTCCGCAACCGCGTTCGCGGCTCCATCCCGATCGGAGTCTCCTACTCGTTCCGGTGCAGAAGGGTCCGCGACCAGTTGGTTGAACCAGCCACGTTATGCGACCGCGGCCGAGCCTCAAACCGCCGCAACGAATTCGCCTGCTTCTGCGGGCAGCAAGTCGCTCGGCGACCACGGAACGATGTGGAACCAAGAAGGCGCCATCGAATTTCGTGTTCGATGCGAAAACCACCCGACACGTCGGCTGCGTCTCGCCGGTGCTCGCTACACCTTGGGCAACGGCGTCGGATGCTCGATCCGCCTGGACGACCCAACGCTGCGTCCACTTCACGCGGTTCTGATTCGTGACGCACATCGCATCCTCATTCGTGCGTACTCAATCCCGTTGTTGATCAACAACGTTCGTGTCACGGAAGGAACGCTGCAACAAGGCGACATCCTTCGGTTGGGCAATTACGAATTCGAATTGATCCAAGCCAAGTTTGCCGAAGCAAAGCAGCCCAAGCCCACCGCGCACCGTTTCGCTGAATCCGTCCCGCGTCTTGCCTCTGGCAACCCGCAATCGATCTTTGATTCTGACGTCGAATTCCAAAAGGAAGCATCGCGTTGGCATAAGCTGAAAGAAGAAGCCGAGAAACACGATCGCTGGGTCCGCGAACGGCAAGATGAACTGAAACAACAAGCCGATCAAATCGAGGCTCAGTTCAAAGCACTCCGCGAACGTGAGGACGAGATTCGTTCTCAAGAAACCGCTGCGGTTGAACTGCACGCTGAATTCCAAGTTCGCCATCGTGACCTCACCGAACGCCAAAACCAACTGGCGGATCAACAAAACGAGCTCGAAAAGCAACGCGAAGACTGGAAAACTCAACAGGAACGCTTGCAGGGCCGTGACGTCCACTATCGAAGTCAAATCGAAGAGCTGCTCCTCGAAAAAGAAAACATTTCCGAGCGAGAACGAGAAAGCGAGCGACGACTGAACGAAACTCGCCAGCAGCTCAAGCAATCGCAAAGTCAAGCCGACGCAGCTGCTGAAGCGGTCACGCAGATGCGTGCCAAGTTCGCTTCGCTCAACGAACAATTGCTGGCACTCGGTGAACAACAAGAATCGCTGCAGTCGATGGGGCTGGAACGAGTTGAAGAGCATGCTCGTCAATGCAAAGAACTGTCTGCCGCTCGCGACGAAGCCATTGCGCAGCGAGAAACGGCTAATCGCGAACGCGATGACATCTTGGATCAAAAAGCCAGCAGCGACGCCAAGCTTTATGAGACCCAAGAAAAGTACGACGCATCGCTCAAGACCGAAGAATCACTTCGGGAAGAGATCGAGAGCCTGCAGATCGAAATCTCCGATGCTCGCAAAGAAGCAGAAGCACTGCGTCGCGACTGCCAACACGCACGCACAACGATCGGTGAATTAGAAGAACGAGTTCGCGAATCGGAAAATCGACACGACACGGACCGAACGTCGTGGAGCGACGAAATGGACGCCCTCCGCAACGGCGTCGACGAGTTGACCCTCAGCCTCGCACAGGCCGAACAACAACTGGCTCAACTCCGTGAAGACAACGAAAAACTTCGCGAAACATTGTCCGTCACCGAAGAACAACGCGACGAGTTCAAGGCCAAATACAAAACGTCAGAAAAACAACGCATTCGGGCTGAACGCGAAGTTTCCGAAACCCGTCAGTTGTTCGACCGGTCCAATCGTGACCATGACGACACGCTCGATCAAATCGAACGACTCGAGGAAGAAACTCGGCAGCTGATCAGCGGTAAGAGCGACGCCGAATCAAAACCCTCGGATTCTGAAATCCGCTTGGGCATTCTCTCCGCTACCGAAGCTGGAAGCTCAGATGAGGAGTTCGTTGAAGAAGAATCGGCAACGCAGAACTCCGCTCCAGCATCGATCGCCGAACTGGACACGCCTGAATCCATCGTCGATGGACCAGGTCTGCACGTCGCAAGCGAACCCGGCTCTGAGTCTTTGGAAGCAACGTCGACTGACCAACATTCTTCGGAAGAATTGATTGGCGAAGCGATGAGCTTGGTCCACGATTCCGAAACTGATCGCCTGCTTCAAGAAGCGGAAGAAAAAGCGGCCAGTTGGAGCACGCCAATTGCGGAAGAGACCGTCGAACAAGACGACGACGAAGATGCGTGGCCGACGTACGAAAGTGCCGAAGCGGCGAAGAGCGAAAGCGATACCGAAAAGCACACCGCTGAACCAAATTCGCTGGGTGCAGACGTTTCGTTGAGCCCAGACGCGCTCAGTCAAGAACTTTCGGAAACCGACACGAACGATTCACTTACGCCAGCTTGGCCAGAAGAATCCGAGTCGTTGCTGCTTCCTGAAGAACGCCTTGGAGACGCCCCTTCCGACGAAACGATTAACGAGCCAAACGATCTCGGCATCGATCAAAACGTTCAGTCTTTGGATGAAGTCGTCAACGACGATATCGCCGCTGAAATGCCCAACGAAGCTGGCAACGATGATGCATGGTCCACTGTGGCCGAAGCCGACGAAGACGATTCTTTTGACGACCTAAACGCTCAACAATTTGCTGCCGAGTTCACCGCTGCTGCACAAGAAGAGGCCGAGCAAATTCGCGAAGCTCGCCTTTCGCAAGAATGGAACACCGAAGAACACTCGACCGAATCCTCCGTCGAAGACTTCGTCGACCAAGCTGCCACTCACGATGAAGCGGCTTCGCTCGAAGAAGCCAACCCATGGGCAACCGCTGATCTGGATCAATCCTTCCCAGAAGAACAGCCATCGGGCAATGAACAGCATTCTTTCGATGCACCGGACTCCGACGGACCGGACTCTGAGTCACCGCTCAGCCTCGCCGACCAACTGATTCGCGACCTCAGCAACGAGAATTCCCCAGAGGCTGACGACCACTCGATCGTACACGATGAGATGTCGACCGAAACCGGCACCCAAATGTGGGACGGCGAAACGGACTACTCCGCCCAAATGGAAGCGGAAGTTGGACAACGTGATAGTGAGTCGGAAACTTACCTCGACACCAGCGACATTTCTCACACCCAACCTCACTCTTGGGATCAACAGGAATCGGAACAATCATTCGAAGTCGCGGATGAATTCGAATCGACTCTCGCAGACATCCAAGATGAACCCGCGGAAGCTGAACTGCTAAGCACCGAACCGGTTGCTGCGGAAACCGTCGTTGTCGCCGAATCAGAAGAGCCTGACGACGACTCGATCGAAGCCTACATGAATCGTTTGTTGCAACGCGTTCAACAACAATCCGGTGACGAAACCGCACCCGCGGCTCCGAAGCCAAAACCGGCACCACCTAAACCGGCCGAAACCCCGGTACAAGCCGAAAGCGTTGAACATGACATCGAACC of the Rhodopirellula baltica SH 1 genome contains:
- a CDS encoding glycosyltransferase family 2 protein; this translates as MTTTFQPSVEKFLAAPEELDQALTTPDDAVNPDEILQRIDDTLGLIAEANQIACGASPVKKIDVSVIVPIHNCREFIPEVIDRIDEVMPPATETILVDDGSVDGSWHYLRGLPERSNRTILHRRRHHGRGSAIRMALRHTRGHVVAIQDADMAYDPADLLGAIWPILEEQAEVVYGSRSMRRGGSHSNNLRGGLSNRMRRIVNRCLTTCSNLTTGLHLSDLETGHKVFLGDLIRSLPLTETGSGIDAEITAKVARAANTVMEVPTHYSADLRAPEYARNARTAMTTLRSLIAHRNGK
- a CDS encoding TraR/DksA family transcriptional regulator; translated protein: MSRDDTLKTLRITLLRRRDALRKALEGDLSLLQELHNQKTGDALDAAADTVQDELNSQLVEVESRELLAIEEAIARFEEGRFGDCEDCGKPIPLNRLKAIPYAVDCINCRRAAERETSSGVVAPTEWNRIFDAPKVDPAV
- a CDS encoding LamG-like jellyroll fold domain-containing protein; this translates as MPTHLPSRLKKSIVTGLFCLVSIPVLPSISVAHDGDEGHSHEHQSNDSFYTTRASTQVLPLANEEDAFHFVVYGDRTGGVPAGLKVLEQAVKDTNLLSPDLVMTVGDLIQGYNEKPEWMRQMAEYKEIMNELDVRWFPVAGNHDVYWRGKGPAPQGQHDSNYEEHFGPLWYTFRHKNAGFVVLYSDEGDPVTNEKAFNVGKLQRMSDEQLEFLAEALKQHEGLDHVFVFLHHPRWIGGGYTGSNWDTVHDMMKKAGNVSAVFAGHIHHMRYDGPKDGIEYYTLATTGGHLSADIPGAGFLHHLNVVTVRPDDISVASLPVGAVMDPTEFTPEFVEEVNQARKVRPVITKSDLLLNTDGSAAGQVVVTINNPSPRDMDITASIGSASRDWLSTLDHDHMTLAAGATEKFTVKLRRLADHTATWTIPRVELDRVYVGETTRIELPSVSTPVKLQLAAVPADYFSGENNQCLEVKGERSAIRVDSDSLALPSGPFTVEAWLNPSQTEGMRGAIAKTQSSEFAIFSDEGVPQFDVNLDGKYYSAKAKDKLTVDEWTHVAGVFDGESVRIYVGGKQVSSVAAKGTRKTNAYPLFVGADPDNAGQPTRSFLGKIDEVRITAEAVYTGDFEPARRFVPTEKTRLLLHLDRTLGPYVLDHSPAAGMGTLGPNSTFTAR
- a CDS encoding adenine phosphoribosyltransferase; the encoded protein is MDLRHHVRDIPDYPKPGILFRDITPLLAHPEALTASVEEMAKPFLDQKIDVVAAAEARGFIFGTPLAMRLNAGFVPIRKPGKLPFDLHSFAYELEYGSDELQIHVDGIKPGQRVLIVDDLLATGGTVEACLRLLEKCDAEIVGCSFLIHLVALGGEARLSPYHVHSVLEYGGDDAEDELSIQNRPPGPSV
- a CDS encoding FHA domain-containing protein, with translation MVATDSSNTPTHTDSNSATAFAAPSRSESPTRSGAEGSATSWLNQPRYATAAEPQTAATNSPASAGSKSLGDHGTMWNQEGAIEFRVRCENHPTRRLRLAGARYTLGNGVGCSIRLDDPTLRPLHAVLIRDAHRILIRAYSIPLLINNVRVTEGTLQQGDILRLGNYEFELIQAKFAEAKQPKPTAHRFAESVPRLASGNPQSIFDSDVEFQKEASRWHKLKEEAEKHDRWVRERQDELKQQADQIEAQFKALREREDEIRSQETAAVELHAEFQVRHRDLTERQNQLADQQNELEKQREDWKTQQERLQGRDVHYRSQIEELLLEKENISERERESERRLNETRQQLKQSQSQADAAAEAVTQMRAKFASLNEQLLALGEQQESLQSMGLERVEEHARQCKELSAARDEAIAQRETANRERDDILDQKASSDAKLYETQEKYDASLKTEESLREEIESLQIEISDARKEAEALRRDCQHARTTIGELEERVRESENRHDTDRTSWSDEMDALRNGVDELTLSLAQAEQQLAQLREDNEKLRETLSVTEEQRDEFKAKYKTSEKQRIRAEREVSETRQLFDRSNRDHDDTLDQIERLEEETRQLISGKSDAESKPSDSEIRLGILSATEAGSSDEEFVEEESATQNSAPASIAELDTPESIVDGPGLHVASEPGSESLEATSTDQHSSEELIGEAMSLVHDSETDRLLQEAEEKAASWSTPIAEETVEQDDDEDAWPTYESAEAAKSESDTEKHTAEPNSLGADVSLSPDALSQELSETDTNDSLTPAWPEESESLLLPEERLGDAPSDETINEPNDLGIDQNVQSLDEVVNDDIAAEMPNEAGNDDAWSTVAEADEDDSFDDLNAQQFAAEFTAAAQEEAEQIREARLSQEWNTEEHSTESSVEDFVDQAATHDEAASLEEANPWATADLDQSFPEEQPSGNEQHSFDAPDSDGPDSESPLSLADQLIRDLSNENSPEADDHSIVHDEMSTETGTQMWDGETDYSAQMEAEVGQRDSESETYLDTSDISHTQPHSWDQQESEQSFEVADEFESTLADIQDEPAEAELLSTEPVAAETVVVAESEEPDDDSIEAYMNRLLQRVQQQSGDETAPAAPKPKPAPPKPAETPVQAESVEHDIEPEVIEPVDPNAPLIPRSQAPERNSNLSAMRELANESARSAVERSAKSQSHSSRVQAMVKFMQAVVAVICGIAAVAFVAHGMLKIVAAVAALLIAVICVKEGMTLLSSTRSRSPKQAAAELKDEVQVAEVVE